In the genome of Nitratireductor sp. GISD-1A_MAKvit, the window CGCATAGCGCGTGAGCACGACCCCCCATGCCACCCAGACCGCCACGGGACCTGCCGCGCCGGTTACATACAGCGCCAGACAGGCGGGATGAAAAAGCATCGGCAGTTCGAACTGGTTGGCCAGATTGTTGCGCACAAACAGGCTTTCGGCCGGCTCGTCCCTGTTCTCGCGAAACTGTGCGACGCGGGCACTGCCGCGTTCAACGGCAGCCTTCCGCCGCACCGCGATCAGGAAATAAACCCCGTACACCAGAACGGCATGGGCAATCATCGGCCAGAAGATGGCATTTTGGGACATGGTGAAAACCTCGCCTTGTCAGAAATCTGATTTCCCCATCAGCATTGAAAACCGGACGCTTTGCAAGGGTGGGCATAGCGTAGGGAAAAAGCCATGAAAGCATACGTCGCTGAATGTTTCGGAACGTTCTGCCTCGTTTTTCTGGGGTGTGCGAGTATCATCGCCGGCGGGTTCGGCACCCTGCTCCCGCTTGGTGCAATCGGGATCGCCGTAACGTTCGGGGTGGCATTGATCGCCATGGCTTACGCTGTGGGGCCCGTGTCAGGCGCGCACCTGAACCCGGCAGTGACCGCCGGGGTTTTCCTGTCCGGTCGTATGCCGGCCAGGGATGTTCTGCCCTATATGGTCGCGCAGGTGGCCGGTGCCATCATGGGCGCTGCAGCGCTTTGGGCAGCGGCCAATGGATCAAGCAACATCGCTCCGATTTCCCATGCCGCCAACAGTTGGGAGAATGCCGGCCTTTACCCTGTTCCGGCGGCGTTTGCGCTGGAAGCGCTGGGTACCTTCATTTTCGTTCTCGTCATTCTCGGCGTGACCGCCAAGAAACATCGAACCCCGCTGTCGGGTGTTGTTATCGGTCTCACGCTCACGGCAATTCACCTCAGCCTGATCCCTGTTACCGGATCATCGGTGAACCCGGCCCGGTCGATTGGCCCCGCCGTGTTTTCCGGCGCCCGTGAAATGAACCAGCTCTGGCTCTTTATCGCGGCTCCGCTTGTGGGCGCGGCCGTGGCAGGGCTGATCGCGAGAACGGGTCTGCTGGAACGCCAGTAGCGGCAAGAAAAAAGGGCCCGAAGGCCCTTCAGACTGCTGACAAACCTCCC includes:
- a CDS encoding MAPEG family protein, producing MSQNAIFWPMIAHAVLVYGVYFLIAVRRKAAVERGSARVAQFRENRDEPAESLFVRNNLANQFELPMLFHPACLALYVTGAAGPVAVWVAWGVVLTRYAHAYVHVTSNRIRYRQPLFTAGFVALAVLWALLVFRLWTA
- a CDS encoding MIP/aquaporin family protein, coding for MKAYVAECFGTFCLVFLGCASIIAGGFGTLLPLGAIGIAVTFGVALIAMAYAVGPVSGAHLNPAVTAGVFLSGRMPARDVLPYMVAQVAGAIMGAAALWAAANGSSNIAPISHAANSWENAGLYPVPAAFALEALGTFIFVLVILGVTAKKHRTPLSGVVIGLTLTAIHLSLIPVTGSSVNPARSIGPAVFSGAREMNQLWLFIAAPLVGAAVAGLIARTGLLERQ